The Brassica napus cultivar Da-Ae chromosome C7, Da-Ae, whole genome shotgun sequence genome has a segment encoding these proteins:
- the LOC125589780 gene encoding laccase-15-like, which translates to MIKFGETVEIVLQGTNLGGGGIDHPMHLHGFSFYIVGFGFGNYNVTKDPSTKYNLKDPPYRNTATVPRSGWVAIRFTANNPGVWFMHCHFDRHLTWGMNVVFIVKNGRGINQQMLPPPPDLPPCY; encoded by the exons ATGATTAAGTTTGGGGAAACGGTTGAAATTGTTCTTCAAGGGACGAATTTAGGTGGTGGTGGAATCGATCATCCCATGCATTTGCATGGTTTTAGCTTCTATATCGTTGGTTTTGGGTTTGGTAACTATAACGTAACGAAAGATCCGTCGACGAAGTATAATCTCAAAGATCCTCCGTATAGAAATACGGCGACTGTGCCAAGAAGCGGTTGGGTCGCTATCAGATTCACAGCTAACAATCCTG GGGTTTGGTTCATGCATTGTCACTTTGATAGACATCTCACGTGGGGTATGAACGTTGTCTTCATTGTCAAGAACGGCAGAGGAATAAACCAGCAGATGCTGCCTCCACCGCCTGACTTGCCGCCTTGTTACTAA
- the LOC106348967 gene encoding protein ENHANCED DOWNY MILDEW 2 has protein sequence MDSSDEEGEILPDYVDEYSFVDQSDIPVKFSILPAKWDDDEEEEEDPRLPVYLRGSTDCGNESVCKLAKAWRFDLCDERLKVQVFLHGMRWITLHKPAKSYEALVRTTLVTLQCLHFVKRNPEASSDRVWRSLDKVDGIQPSEHDLSDHVSLVCRAMKMDQDLTKSKCLRKFLEKTFQTTPTEVELPTQHQEDAQLPQEQNFTADNMLDEESSSDDDSEMNLQFDTVCSICDNGGYILCCEGSCLRAFHPTIADGADTSCESLGFPDGTQIHSLREYLCNNCLHKQHQCYACGQLGSSDENSSQEVFPCSASNCGHFYHPICVAKLLHDGDQIKTEELQAKISARDPFFCPLHICKVCKTSENKNLYACHFAVCRRCPTAYHRKCLPREITSELNCDEETPQRTWEKLLPYNRILIYCLNHEIVGNLGTPARDHLVFPDVSGPRRTLSHGLEPVKEDVPSVVTGFKHHEGINRSRKPRMNFKVNDYLNKRRMESIEKRLSKQEVPSDFADPNDVDDEDVESRVLSIIDEVDSSFSFEEFVKSRGETHAQCYQSRNDVGKNITTGLVETHVNAARAALKMFEAGRNEDARAIFDPDLLVQLMKHKTKLEIYLSPFLHGMRYTSFGRHFTKLEKLEEIVERLHSYVQNGDTIVDFCCGSNDLSCLMKAKLEKTGKTCFFKNFDLILPKNTFNFEKRDWLTVKKEELPDGSRLIMGLNPPFGFKSSLANTFIQKALEFKPKILILIVPSETKRVDAIAEYDLIWEDTNLLSGKSFYLPGSIDVNNKTIEQWNNIPPPLYLWSRRDWTWNHKAIALQQGHITHMYHSTYTVGLHHAEPPPDDGIVQEMEISPLD, from the exons ATGGATTCGTCTGACGAAGAGGGAGAGATTCTACCTGACTACGTTGATGAATACTCTTTCGTCGATCAAAGCGACATACCTGTCAAGTTTTCTATTCTTCCGGCCAAATGGGACGAcgacgaagaggaagaggaagatccCAGACTGCCTGTGTATCTGCGTGGCAGCACTGATTGTGGAAACGAGTCTGTTTGTAAGCTAGCTAAAGCTTGGAGGTTTGATCTGTGTGATGAACGTCTCAAGGTCCAAGTGTTTCTACATGGGATGCGCTGGATAACTCTACACAAACCAGCAAAGAGTTATGAAGCTTTAGTTAGGACGACTCTGGTAACGCTTCAGTGTCTTCACTTTGTTAAAAGGAATCCTGAGGCATCAAGCGACCGTGTGTGGAGAAGTTTGGACAAAGTGGATGG GATCCAACCTTCAGAGCATGACTTATCAGATCATGTTTCTTTGGTCTGTCGAGCTATGAAGATGGATCAGGATTTAACAAAATCAAAG TGTCTACGCAAGTTTCTGGAGAAGACTTTCCAAACAACACCTACCGAAGTG GAACTTCCAACGCAACATCAAGAAGATGCTCAGCTACCACAGGAACAGAATTTCACTGCTGATAATATGTTAGACGAGGAAAGCAGCAGTGATGATGATTCTGAGATGAACTTGCAGTTTGATACTGTCTGCTCTATCTGTGACAATGGTGGTTATATTCTGTG ttGTGAAGGAAGCTGCTTGAGAGCTTTCCATCCGACCATAGCTGATGGGGCTGACACATCGTGCGAGTCACTAGGATTCCCTGATGGGACTCAAATTCAT TCACTTAGGGAGTATCTCTGTAACAACTGTCTACACAAACAGCACCAGTGCTATGCTTGCGGCCAATTGGGATCTTCTGATGAAAACTCCTCTCAAGAG GTCTTCCCTTGTTCTGCCTCAAATTGCGGTCATTTCTATCATCCAATATGTGTTGCAAAGCTTCTCCACGATGGTGATCAAATCAAAACAGAAGAACTTCAAGCCAAGATTTCTGCTAGAGATCCTTTTTTCTGTCCTCTACACATATGCAAAGTCTGTAAgacaagtgaaaacaaaaatctatatgCGTGCCACTTTGCTGTATGCAGACGCTGTCCAACTGCTTACCACAGAAAATGTTTACCTAG GGAGATTACTTCTGAACTCAACTGTGACGAGGAAACACCTCAGAGAACCTGGGAAAAACTGCTTCCATACAATCGCATTCTGATATACTGTTT GAACCATGAGATAGTAGGTAATCTTGGTACTCCAGCTAGAGACCACTTAGTTTTTCCTGATGTATCTGGCCCAAGAAGAACACTAAGTCACGGTCTTGAGCCTGTCAAAGAGGATGTTCCGAGTGTGGTGACGGGTTTTAAGCATCATGAAGGTATCAATAGATCTAGGAAACCAAGGATGAATTTTAAGGTCAATGACTATCTTAATAAACGGAGGATGGAGAGCATTGAGAAAAGGTTGTCTAAACAAGAAGTTCCTTCCGACTTTGCCGATCCTAACGATGTAGACGACGAGGATGTTGAATCGAG GGTGTTATCAATAATTGACGAAGTGGACTCATCGTTTAGTTTTGAGGAGTTTGTTAAGTCTCGTGGGGAAACCCATGCACAATGCTACCAGTCAAGAAATGATGTCGGCAAGAACATCACAACAGGATTGGTTGAAACTCATGTCAAT GCCGCTCGAGCTGCGTTAAAGATGTTTGAAGCAGGGCGGAACGAAGATGCCAGAGCTATATTTGATCCCGATCTTCTAGTCCAACTCATGAAGCATAAG ACGAAGCTTGAAATTtatctttctccttttctcCACGGAATGCGCTACACATCCTTTGGTCGTCACTTCACAAAGCTAGAGAAGCTTGAAGAG ATAGTAGAGAGGCTCCACTCTTACGTGCAAAATGGAGATACAATAGTGGACTTCTGTTGTGGCTCTAACGACTTAAGTTGTTTGATGAAAGCAAAGCTTGAGAAAACGGGAAAAACTTGCTTCTTCAAGAACTTCGATCTCATTCTACCTAAG AACACTTTCAACTTTGAGAAGAGAGATTGGTTGACTGTGAAGAAAGAAGAGTTACCTGACGGCTCTCGACTG ATAATGGGATTGAACCCGCCTTTCGGTTTCAAATCCAGTCTTGCTAACACTTTCATCCAGAAGGCCCTTGAGTTTAAACCGAAGATTCTGATCCTCATCGTACCAAGTGAGACAAAAAG GGTCGATGCGATAGCTGAGTATGATTTGATTTGGGAGGACACCAATCTACTTTCAGGAAAG TCTTTCTACTTGCCCGGGTCCATAGATGTGAACAACAAAACGATAGAGCAGTGGAACAATATACCGCCACCTCTGTACCTTTGGAGCCGAAGGGACTGGACTTGGAACCACAAGGCTATAGCGCTTCAACAGGGTCACATAACACATATGTATCACTCGACTTACACAGTGGGTCTCCATCACGCAGAGCCTCCTCCGGATGATGGTATTGTACAAGAGATGGAGATATCTCCTCTTGATTAA